A region of the Sulfolobales archaeon genome:
TCTTTCCTCGCATGTCTTATAGTATATTCTCCCTTCTCTACTGCCACGTTGCTTCACCACCAAGATCTTATATACCCGGCTTTCATAAGCACTTCATATTTAGCCCTTGATGAGAGTATTGTTTCTCTGATATCGTTGAGAAGCTCTTCTCTCGAGATCGTGATCCTGCTGATACCCAGCTCCATAGCCTTTAATCCAACAGCTAGCGCTGTTTCTATATATGCATCCCACTCCTCCATAGTAGGTATTATATAGTCTTCCCTCAACCCTTTCTTCTCAGCATATCTTGCCAGTGTTTCGGCGAATGTTATTATCATCTCATCTGTTATCGCTTTAGCTCTCACACTTAGAACACCTCTAAACATTGATGGAAATACCAAGCTGTTATTGATCTGATTTGGGAAATCGCTTCTACCAGTAGCAACGATCTTTGCACCAGCTTCTCTAGCCTCCCATGGCCATATCTCTGGCACTGGGTTTGCAAGAGCAAATACTATGGGATCTTTATTCATCTCTTCAATCCACTCCTTCTTTATAACCCCAGGGCCGGGTCTAGATGCTGCTATAACCACGTCTGCCCCTTTTAATGCCTCTCTTATACCTCCTCTTCTATGATCAGCATTTGTCTTTATCGCGAGCTCGTATTTCCATGGATTCTCAAACATAAGCTTATCTATATCCTCTCTCTCGCTATGGAGAATCCCTTTTGAATCTACAAGAACTATATTGCCTGGTTTAGCGCCATATTTAATCACTATGTTTGCAGCAGCAATATTAGATGCTCCAGCCCCTATAAATGCTATTGTTACATCGGATATTTTCTTCCCAACTAGTTTCAAAGCATTTATAAGCCCAGCTAAGATGGCTGTAGCTGTCCCCTGTTGATCATCGTGCCATACTGGTATATTGAGTTCCTTTCTAAGCCTTTCCAATATATAGAAGCACTTTGGACTCTCTATATCTTCTAGATTTATACCTCCAAAGGCGGGTTCTATGCTCTTTACAATTGATATAAACTCATCCCTATCTCTAGCTCTTATAGGCAGGGGGATTGCATCAACGCCTCCGAGGTATTTAAAAAGGAATGCCTTGCCCTCCATGACAGGGTAGCTCGCCTCAGGACCTATATTTCCTAGCCCAAGCACTCTTGAGCCGTCTGTGACTACTGCTAGCATATTCCACCTAGATGTTAGTGTGAAGCTTAGATCCGGGTTTCTCGATATAGCTCTCGAGGGCTCTGCAACCCCAGGTGTATACCAGATTGCGAAATCCTCTAGAGATCTCACGGGGACCTTTGGAATAACCTCGATCTTACCCCTATATTCTCTATGAAGCTTAAGGGAAAGTGCATACCATTTATCTGTGGATATTGAGCTACCCTCATCAGAGCCTATATATGGGGTCAAAGAGAATCCCCATAACAGTTTCTGTTTTAAAAAATAAATATATGTTTATATTTAGAGATGGGGGTTCTATCTCTATCTTTAGCATACATAGTCATCTGGGAGTTTAGCCCTGAAATACTTCCCGGTTTCTGGGCTCTTGAAGAGTCCTATTTTAACACCCTTTCTACCTTTTGGAGCTAGCTGCCACACCTTCTCTGGGGCTATCTCCACCTCTTTACCTGTTGTTGTATCCTTTACTTTAACCTTATTCTTACATACCATGGTATTTCCCACATAGAATCTATACCATGGCCAATATAAAAGTTATCTAGGTGTTTATTGGGGGTTTATAGAGGCTACATGTATTTCCTACGTGATAGATATTGATTTAGATTCTTTAGAAGGGGCTGATCTATGGTGCAGCATGGCTTTATCTCCCTATGCCTCTACAGCCTTTGGGAATATACATGGGAGAGGGTTATTCACAATACTTTATATGGCCTCCCCCCGCTAGGAATATAATGCTCTCGATTCATGTACCAGCATCGATAGTCTCGGTGGAGCATGGGATTGTTAAGAAAACCCTGGTTATAGGTCTTGTTGCAAGGGCATCAGCTATATTTAGGGTTAATAGGATAGCACTATATAGGGATCCTGGGTCCAGCGCCTCGGATCTTAAGTTAGTTA
Encoded here:
- a CDS encoding NADP-dependent malic enzyme, yielding MSTDKWYALSLKLHREYRGKIEVIPKVPVRSLEDFAIWYTPGVAEPSRAISRNPDLSFTLTSRWNMLAVVTDGSRVLGLGNIGPEASYPVMEGKAFLFKYLGGVDAIPLPIRARDRDEFISIVKSIEPAFGGINLEDIESPKCFYILERLRKELNIPVWHDDQQGTATAILAGLINALKLVGKKISDVTIAFIGAGASNIAAANIVIKYGAKPGNIVLVDSKGILHSEREDIDKLMFENPWKYELAIKTNADHRRGGIREALKGADVVIAASRPGPGVIKKEWIEEMNKDPIVFALANPVPEIWPWEAREAGAKIVATGRSDFPNQINNSLVFPSMFRGVLSVRAKAITDEMIITFAETLARYAEKKGLREDYIIPTMEEWDAYIETALAVGLKAMELGISRITISREELLNDIRETILSSRAKYEVLMKAGYIRSWW
- a CDS encoding chromatin protein Cren7, giving the protein MVCKNKVKVKDTTTGKEVEIAPEKVWQLAPKGRKGVKIGLFKSPETGKYFRAKLPDDYVC